In Planctomycetia bacterium, the following are encoded in one genomic region:
- a CDS encoding cold shock domain-containing protein, which produces MLSGTVKLLVVDRGYGFLAVPDAPDVFFHHSALAAHGFKKLVVGQAVEFEVAGGAKRSAKGPRAKVVTPKPETPAAEPLSP; this is translated from the coding sequence GTGCTTAGCGGAACCGTGAAATTACTCGTCGTCGATCGTGGCTACGGATTCCTGGCCGTGCCCGACGCGCCGGATGTCTTCTTTCATCACTCGGCGCTAGCCGCGCACGGTTTTAAGAAGCTCGTCGTCGGGCAGGCGGTCGAGTTCGAGGTCGCCGGCGGAGCGAAACGCTCGGCGAAAGGGCCGCGAGCGAAGGTCGTGACGCCGAAGCCCGAAACTCCCGCCGCCGAGCCCCTGAGTCCGTAA